Proteins encoded together in one Planctomyces sp. SH-PL14 window:
- the cas2 gene encoding CRISPR-associated endonuclease Cas2 codes for MWLFAMFDLPVDDRAAKRNYVRFRNLLLDNGFSQMQYSVYARCCDSEQTADAHRDKIVRKLPRDGHVRLLMVTDRQFGKMEVYHGKTRAAPEPQPQQLQLF; via the coding sequence GTGTGGCTGTTCGCGATGTTCGACCTTCCTGTGGATGACCGGGCGGCGAAGCGAAACTACGTTCGCTTCCGCAACCTGCTCCTCGACAATGGATTCTCGCAGATGCAGTACTCGGTCTATGCCCGTTGCTGCGACAGTGAGCAGACAGCTGATGCCCACCGCGATAAAATTGTCCGCAAGCTCCCCCGCGACGGCCATGTCCGTCTTCTTATGGTGACAGACCGGCAGTTTGGCAAAATGGAGGTCTACCATGGAAAAACGCGCGCTGCCCCCGAGCCGCAGCCTCAACAATTGCAGCTTTTCTGA